The window TCCGGATGGAACCGACATTCTCGCGACGGTCGTCATCAGTGCGGACGAACACGATTTACGGGGCGCAGGCGACAGTGCAATGGCGTATCCGACGGTCAGGGCCACCGACGTCCTCGAGTCTGGGAACGGCTATCTTCGGATTCACATCCGCTACGATGCCGAAGCGTCGATCTACGCGACGATCGTCGCCTCCTCGCTCACGCCCGTCGGAGAGATTCGAATCGCCGACGAGCGGGAACACTGGACGTTGCTCGCGGATGGATCGGCGATCAGTCGGTCTATCGCCGATCTCGAGGCGGTTGCCGACGTCGACGTCCGCCGCGTCGTCGACTACGAACCCGACACCACCGTGAGCCACGACGTCGTCGACGAGATCCGGGCGGATCTCTCGCCCAGGCAGACGACCTACCTCCTGTCGGCGCTCGAGGAAGGGTACTACGGGTGGCCCAGGGACATTTCGGCGAAAGAACTCGCCGAGAATCACGACGTCGCCGGGCCGACGGCGCTCGAGTCCCCGTTTCCCGATCGGACGGACGTACGCGGCCGGTAGATCCGGAACGCGATTCGTCGCTTCTCAGCGTCCGATTCCGAACTGCGTTCGCGTCTCTGGCTCTGGGCTCGTTCAGTCGCGTTGTAGTTATCACTTCTCCCTGAATAGGGTGTTTGCTCACACCGAATCGTGGCCACCCATTTCTGGCCACTAGTTTCAGTTTCACTCCGGTGAAGACATCCTTATTCACCGTCGGTGAGAATCACTATACGATAATGACGGTCGGTCACTCGGTGGCGTTGCTAGCCCTTCCGGAAGCGACGCTCGAGTGTGTCTCTCAACATGCGGTTCGAGACGCAGTCAGGTACTTCACACCGGATCTGGTCGCGGTTCCCGGGGCTCGCAATCCGATCGCGTACGCGACCGCTCGAGAGGCGGCACCGGATCTTCCCATCGTCCATCCACAACTCGGCACCGGTGGTACCCGTATCCACCACTATCGATCCAGCCCAGATGCAGGTGTTCACGAAGCATCCGACGAGCGCCCCCCGGCAGAAACGATGGATTTTCTCGCCGTACAGAGCCGCGATGTCCTCTCCGATCTTGCGAGACAACTCACAACGGGCGAACGACAGACGGGCAGCGACGCTGGGACGTTCCTGATCGTTCCTGAACTCGCCGTCGAGTGGGACACGACGACGCTCTCCACGACCCTTCCAAACGCCCAGGAACTGGTGACGATCAGCGCGATGCTCCCCGAACCAGTCACTGTCCTAGTCGGCGGCCAGCCAGCAACGTACGCCCACGAGTGGTCGCTTACACACGCTGACTCATCAGTACGGGTACCGATTGCCGGGCTCGGTGCAGCGGATCGAGACGGTTCGATGTTCGCACAGTGTACCTGTACGACCCATGGGAGCGTCGCTGCGGAAGCCGTCGATTCCGATCAGTTCGGACTCAAAGCGTTGTACGGCGTTGGCGAAGCGACTGCAGACCGGTTGCGAACGCACGGCTGTGAAACGACACGGGATATCCTCGATCTCGCAGTCAGTGATCTCGTCGAACTCCCAGGAATTGGGCGGACAACCGCTGAGAAAATCCATGCCCACGCCGACGTCATCGACTCGAGTGAGCCACTCGTGCTAACGAATAAGAGGCCGGTCAAAACCCGCGACGATCGCCCACCGCTCTGTCTCGATATCGAAACCGATGGGCTCTCGCCAACCATCATCTGGCAGATTGGCGTGTATGATCCGGCGACGGACAGTCACCAGACGTTCATCGAGAAAAACCATCCCGAGGATCCACAGCCAGTGCTCGAAGCGTTCGTCATCTGGCTACTCGCCAATCACCGTGACCGAACCATCCTGACCTGGAACGGGCACCGCTTCGATTACCGATACATTCGGCAGTTTCTCACCCAGCTCCTCCCCGAGTATCTCGACGCGTGGGACGACCTCTGGAAATACGACCTGTACAAGTGGGCGGTTCGTGATGGGAACGCCTTGCTCCCCGGTCGAACGAACAAACTCGATCACGTCGCTCGAGCCATCGGCTACGACGCTTCAGCAACTGGGTTGACGGGCGCACAGACGGCCGCCGCCTACCAGGCGTTCATGCGAAATCCAGCCGATCCAGAGACCGAACCCGACTGGGAGCGCCACAGAACCTACTGTGAAGACGATTGCCGGGCGCTCTGGTACGTCTACAAGGCTATTACAGAGGCGCCACGACGAGATATGACTGACAGTGGGGCTGGTGGCGCTGACGGGCAACAGGCCGGACTCACAGATTTCCACCCATGACCGATAAACACACGACCGACGCGAGTACTCGGAGCGACGTCGCAGGAACAGCCCTCATCGAAACGTTCCCTCGCACCACCCTCACTCCGGAATCGGAGTACATCGACCGCATCGAACTCCCCGCGAAACCGGCTGACACCGTCCCAGCGAGCGATGTGTTGGATTCCACACTCGCAGACCCGTATCCGTACGACCTGTTCAGCCACCAGGCCGACGCCCTGGAGGCACTCGAGGACGGCGAGAACGTCACGGTCACGACGTCGACGTCCAGCGGAAAGACGCATATTTACGGCCTGCAGATCGCCCGAAATCTCCTCGAGGCCGGAGTCCTCAACGCCGACGGGTCTCGTGCGAGTACCGGCAACACTGCATCGACCGTACTGTGTGTGTATCCGATGAAAGCACTGACGAAAGACCAGCACGAAGCGCTCGAGGACCTGTACGACCAACTCGGACTCGACGTTCGCGTCCGGATGTACGATGGCGACACGACGGGTGATCGCCGTGCAATCCGCGAGCAGGCGGACGTCATCCTCACCAACTTTGCCGGACTCAACGTCTATCTCGAACACCACGACAGGTGGAGCCGGTTTTACAGCGCACTCGATCTCGTCGCTATCGACGAATCGCACACCTACACCGGGGTCGAAGGGATGCACGTCGCGTGGATCCTACGTCGGATCCAGCGCGTAACCGACTACTGGGGTGGCAATCCACAGTACGTTCTCACCTCGGCAACGATCGGTAATCCACGGGAGCACTCCGAGGAACTGATCAACGCGCCCGTAACCGTCGTCGACGAGGATGGTTCACCCCACGGGCCGCGTGATATCGTCCTCTGGAACCCACCACCGCGAGAGACGACGCAGGATGACACGTCGGACGAGTTCCCGCTATCACCCGAACTCGAGGACGAGACGGACGAAGGGCAAGATGAGGTGTTGGCAGATCCTGACGAGGAGTTCATCACCGAACGCGTGTCCGCAAGTGTCGAGGCCCCGAAAATCTTCGATCACCTCACCGCATCTGACGTTCGGACGTTGCTGTTCTGTCCAAGCCGCAAACTCACCGAACTCAGTGTTCAACGAGCGACTGACCATCGGCGCTCCACTTCTCGAGCGTACGGTCGGTCGAGTCCCGCGGACTATGCGGCGTACAACGCGGGGCTCGGACGCCGTACACGCCACTCTCGAGAACAGCAGTTCAAAACCGGGGTACTCACCGGCCTGGCAACGACCTCCGCGCTCGAGCTCGGCATCGATATCGGAAGCCTCGATGCGACCGTGTTGATGGGGTATCCAGGCCAGCGACAGGCGTTCTGGCAACGTATCGGCCGTGCAGGGCGCGGAGCCAGCCGCAGCCTCGCCGTCATGGTCGGAGATCATCGCACCCTCGATCAGTACGTTCTGAACAATCCGGAGTACTTGCTCGAAACTGACGTCGAAGACGCCGTCGTCGATACCTCGAACAATGCCGTCTTCGCCACCCACGTGTTGTGTGCCGCTGACGAGATCGCGCTCGACGAGGCGGATATCGATACATTCGCCGACGAGGATCGGCTGCGGGCGGCCGTCAAAATGTGGCGTGAAGCCGGTTTCGTCGACGGCTACCTCGACGCTGCCGTCCACTACAGCGGCCCCGGGCGGCCACAGACCCGTGTCAACCTCTATGGAACCACCGGCACGGACTACCAGCTCAAACTGGCCGACGACGTGGACTGTGAGCGCTGGGGCATCCCCGACGACCTCGACCTGGAACCAGTCAACCGAAATCGTGCCTACCGCGATTATCACGAGGGCGCTGTCAGACTGCAACACGGCCAGCAGTTCGAAGTGGTCACTGTCGATGACAACCGACCCCAGCCCGTCATCGAACTCGAGCCGGTCGATTGTGGGTACTACACCCAATCTCGAAACAAGGTCAACGTACTGGACGCTACGTCCGAGCGATCCAGAGAGATCAACGGGTTCACCCTTCACTTCGGTCGCGGAACGGTGTTAGTCCATCACCACGCCTACGACGAGATGCACATCGGCAACAGCGAGCCAAAGCAACAGATGATTCCGACTGACACCCCGCCGATCCTGATGAATACCCAGCTGTGCTGGCTCGAGGTTCCCGGTGAAATTGAAGCGGCCCTCATCCGAAAATACAAAGACTACGGCATCGAGACCGGTGTGGATCCGGATCAGGCACAGGTTGTCCATCTCGGATACGTCGCCGGATTGCACGCCGCCGAACACGCGACGATCCAGACGGCACCACTCGAGCTCAGGGTCGATACGAACGATCTGGGCGGGTTAGCAACGCTGATTATGGACACACACTACGCCCATTCCGAATACGACGATATCGCCGACTCGATCGGTGAGTCCTTCGAAGCCGCCATGGCCGCCCTCGAGCAGCGATCCCAGGAGGTCGGTGGACAGACGGCTTCGGGCTGGTTTATTTACGACGGCGTCGACGGCGGACTTGGATTCGCCCGCGCTATTTACGACAACTTCGAAGCCCTCGCCGAACGCGCCCGGGAGCAGCTCACACAGTGTCAGTGCGGACAGCCCAACGGGTGTCCAGCCTGTACGTTCGACGAAAACTGCGGCAACGATAACAAACCGCTCCTCAGAGCTTCCGCCGTGGACGTCCTCGAGCACCTCCTCGGTGAGGCCGATCGTGACGACCTCGAGGCGTATCTGCCGGACAAATACGGTGGTGAGCGACGGCCGACGCTGTACTACTCGTGATTTCCCTGGCGTCGCGCGATTAACTACCGGACGCTAACGGTCTAAATCATATGATTGCGTAAGAATGAAATGCTCCGTCAGGGATTCGAACCCTGGTCATTGCCGTGAGAGGGCAATATGATTGGCCGGACTACACCAACGGAGCGGTGTCGTACACTCTATGGTTGCTGCGAGGACTGTTTAAGCGTTCCGTTTCGAACCTGGACTGCGTCCCCGTGGCACGGTTCGGCCTGCCTACTCTTCGTAGGGAGACTTCGCCGCTTCGGGTTCGAAGCCCTCGAGGCTGATGATGTTTTCACGCCCCACTCGAAGTTTGCTGATGGTACCGTCGGATTCCATCTCCGAGAGCAGCATGCTCACCTTGGATTTCGACCAGCCCGTCTCGTCGACGATGTTGACCTGTTTCATGCGGCCACCGTTGTCCCGTATCAGCGAGACCACGCGATCCTCGTCGCTCAGCAGTTCGTCGTCTGGAATTGGATCGGCTGTCGGGGTCGCTGCCGCGTCGGCCGTGGCCGATTGTTCGTCAACGGTATCCGACTCGTCAGCCCCAGACTGGTCGTATCGTCTCGCCGCCACGGCGATAGCGGTCAGTGTGATACCTACGAGGAGCACGGCTCCAAGAACCAGCCAGAGACTCGAGGCGTCCGTGAATCGCTCCATGACCGAACCGGCGGCTTCGTTGGAACTGGCAGCGTCTCGCTCGAGGACGACACGCGGTTGGCCGTCGAGGAACTGGAACGGACCTTGCCAGGTTATCGAGGAACTCCCTTCGAGCGAGGCGCCGTTGAATTCGCCGTCGGGTTGCATTTGGCTGAAGGTTAGCCCCGAGTCAGATTCGATGACGAGATCCTGGTCGGACGCGATGTTGAAAGCCCCATCGAAGACGTCACCGACGATAATTTCGTCGTCTTCGACCTGTGCGAAGTTCGTCCAGGTGAAGGACATTTCGACGACACCAATTCTGTTGAGGCGTTGTTCGACGGCCGCAGACCGGTTGAAGTTTGTGGCTTCCATCTCGCGGTCGGTTTCGGCGGTTCCGATGCTTACCAGGCTTTCAGCTTGGTCGATGAATCGCGTGTAGAGCTCAGTTTCCTCGGATTCGAAGTCTTCGAAGGCGTCCTCGAACGCTTCTTCTTCTTCCTCGCTATCATTACCGACAAAATCCCGTTCGTAGCGAAACGTCCACGTTGCAGACCCGTCTTCGTGAACGGTGATCGTAAAGGTCGTCGAGTCGAAATTGCCGGTCGACGTAGCGGAAATGCCGCTTCTATAGGACGCCGCTGTGGTCTGCTCGTCGGTAGTTTCGGTCGCAAATGGAGTGGAAGATCCGAACCGATCGCCGTCGGCGGCCCGAACGTCCGTGGCGAGCAGCGGGCTGCCCATACCAGCCACGAGGAGCATGAGGGCGACGACGAGGACACCTCCGACGAGAGCCGACCTATTCATTCGTGTGCTTCCTACGTGCTCTTCCTAAAAGACCTTGTGAATCCAGCTTTGGGTTGTAAACGGTGTCGTGTGGTCGGTCGTAGACACTCTAGACGAGCGCTGTCGGTGGTCGGTTGCCACTGTCGTGGTCTCGAGGTGTGCTATCCGCATCAGGGGAACGGATTGGCGGTATGACTCTCGAATGGGACGGGAGCCAAATCCCACTGATCTCGAGTGCCGAAACAACTGGTTACGGAACGACTTATGGACACTCACCAGTGTGTCGATACGCACAAACCTCCAAGAGCCGTACCGTCGAGCGATGATCCATAACCTCGCTGCGGGAGAGCAGGTCTTTACGAGCAATGCCTTTCTGGTAACGGGCGAGCGACCCGTGCTCGTCGATACTGGCGCGAATTTCGACGTCGTCTCCCGGATACGGGAGCGGACGGACTCACTCGAGGCCGTCGTCCTCACTCACACCCATCCCGACCACGTGGGGAATCTCGCTGCGGTCACGGAGGCGTTCGACGTCGACGTGTGGGGCTACGATCCAGACGTCGACGGCGTCGACCATCAGATCGCGGACGAATCGACAGTTCGACTCGGTGATCACGAGTACGTTGCCCTGCACACACCCGGGCACAAAGACGATCACCTCTGTCTGTACGCCGCCGAGCCGAACATCCTGTTTGCCGGTGATTTAATCTTCCAGAACGGTGGGTTCGGTCGAACCGACCTCCCGGAAGGGGATCGAGGAGCCCTGTTCGAGAGCATCGATCGCGTCCTCAAATTGGTCGACGAGAACCTCACGGCGCTGCACACCGGTCACGGCCCGAGCGTCACCACACAGCCGTACGACCACGTCGAACTGGCGAGTCGGATGGCTCGCCAGATGTAGCTGTGAGTGAGTATCTGGCGCGTCGCAATCACTACGGCTTGAGACCGTAGTATCCGGGTTCCTCGTCCGTTCGCGGCTCCGCGACGACGAGGTCGTTCGCGTTCGTCATGATCCAGGGGATCGCCCAGTCGAGTAAGATGTCCTCTGTCTCCCGATCGATTTCCGCGTCGGGGTCGAGTCCCTGGAGCAGTCGGGCAATCTCGTAGACGGTGTACATGTGATCGGACTCGAGGAGCTCGTCTGGTGTGTAGAAGTCACACGGTGGGAGCCGGTCGAATTCATCCTTCGGGACGGGCATGGCTTGACGTACGACGGCGCCTGGCTAAACGGTGTGGATTTCGTGCAGGTACAGCGGAGGTGCGCGCCAGCGCGACCGCTCGAGCCACGGCCGCCACAAAAATGTGAAGGTGAACGACTCGTCGCTTACTCGAAGTGGTCGAGACACTTCTGGTACTGCTCGTCGACGGAATCCCAGTTGATGACGTCGAAGAACCCATCGATGAAGCTGCCACGGTCTGGGCCGTAGTCGTAGTAGTAGGAGTGCTCCCAGACGTCACAGGCCAGAATGGGGTGGGATCCCCACAGCGCGCCTTGGTCGTGTTTGTCGACCTTGACGTTGCGCAGTTGCTTTGCAACCGGGTCGTACACGAGCAGCGCCCAGCCGCCGGCGGCACTCGCGGCGGCTTCGAACTCGCCTTTCCATCCTTCGTAGGAGCCGAAGTCCTCTTCGATGCGGTCGGCGAGATCGCCCTCGGGCTCGCCGCCACCGTTTGGTGACATGTTCTCCCAGAACAGCGTGTGGAGGTAGTGACCACAGCCGTTGTGGGTGACGTTGCCGAGCGCGCCGGCGGTGGAACCGAAGTCGCCGGACTCGCGGTTTTCCGCGAGCGTCTCTTCGGCCGCGTTCAGGCCGTTGACGTAGCCCTGATGGTGCGTGTCGTGGTGCCAGGTGACGACCTGTTCGGAGATCGATGGCTCGAGTGCGTCGTAATCGTATGGAAGTGGTGGAAGTTCGTGATCAGTCATTCGGAAACACCGATTGAGCAATCGCGGCCTAACCTGTTAAATATTGAGGAGTGAAACGCTACCATGGCGCATAATGTTGTCGCTGGAAGGTGGTTTTGCCGGGCAACCGACTCAGCGGGTCGCCAGGTACTCGCCGTGATTGATGCTGATGACGGGTAAGACGACGCCGAAGATGGTCGTGGAGGGCATTGCCATCGTCAGAACGGTGTCAGTCGTCATGCCATCGGCACCGTCACGAACGCCCCGACGGCGGCGACGATCAGCACGCACGCGGCGACCGTTTTCGGCAGATCAAACTCGAGTGCCAGAGCGAACGCGACGGGGAGAACGTGTCGAAGAGTATCGGATGTGTCGGGAAACGAAAAAGCGGGATCGTCGTTCGTGTTGTTTGACAGAAATCGGAGAGAAGTCGATTGCGAATTCGCGGCCGTCACCCGCGGGGACGGCCAGTAGCGCGACTGATCTTCGATTAGAACTGTCCGACAGTATCAGGCGTCGCCAGACGGTCGGACGACGTTCGCGAGCGACACCATCGTCCCGAGGAACCAGCCGACCGGGAACGAAAAGCCGATCCACATCGCCGCGTACGCGGCACCCTCGAGCTGGTAGTTGTCACGCAGGTACTGGTTGAGGTCGCCGACGACGAACACCGTGTCGAGCAGCCAGACGGCGAGGTCGTAGCTCGGATCGAGCACGTACGGCTCGAGCGACGGCGTAACGAGGGCGGCGACGACTGGCGGTAAGAACAGTGCGGTCATCGCGAACGGATACGCGAGGATCACCGAAAGCGCGCGTCCGCCGAACTTCGAGCACGTCGCGGCGAGGGCGGTCGAAACCACGGCGACCCCGCTCGCTGCGGCCACGGCGAGGACGGCGTCGACGGGGATATCGACCTGCTCCATGTAGGACATGACCCCCCAGACGATCGTGAGCAACCCCCAGCCGACCAGCGCGATACCGGTGACGCCGACGATACCAAGTCGGGTTTGCGTCGAGTCGAGTTTGGAGGCGTAAAAGCGGGTTGCGAGCCCGATGACGGTGAGCGGATAAACGATGAGCAGGCCGAGGGCTCCGAACAGGCTCCAGAGGTGGTAGCCGAGTTTCTGTGGGATCGTCTCCGGTTTCCACTTGCCCATGACGGAGTGGCCACGGCCGCGTTGACGGGGGAAGATGAGTTCCATCCACGCCCCGTGTAACCGCGCCAGATCGACTTTGATCGCGGCGACGAGCCCACCGCCGCCACGGTTGCGTGCGTGGGTAGACATACCCAATCCAAAATACTGTGTTACCGTAAGTTTTCCTCCTTGGAACTGTCCGCTCGAGGTGATGTTCGCGATTGTACTGGAATCAACGAGGCAACGGGGATCCGACTCGGGTCGCTCAAATTGCAGGCTCTCGCTGCTCGAGCGTTGACCGACTCCCGCGTATCTCACCATCGACGCTCGAGTCCACTTTGGTCGACTATCCACATCGTTTAAGCGTGTTCCCGGATCACCCTGACGTATGGACATCGAGTCATTCTTCGAGGAGATGCCGTTCGCCGACCTGCTGGGTGTCGAGGTCACCGAAGCCGCCGACGGCCACGCCGAGGGGCGTCTCGAGATGCGTGAGGATCTCTCCTGGAACGCCGACCGACTGATGGCTCACGGCGGCGTGACGTTCACGCTCGCGGACACCGTCGGTGGCGCGGCCCTCGTCTCCGAAGTCGAGCAGCCGGTACCGACGATCGATATGCGGATCGATTACCTCTCGGCTGGGACGGGCGACCTCTACGCGGAGGCGGACGTCGTCCGGTGTGGCGGCGACGTCGGCGTCGTTGACGTCGAGGTGTACAGTGAGGACGATACGTTGATCGCGGACGCTCGAGGCGTGTACAAGACGGGGTAAGGAAGCGTACTGTCGCCGAATAGACGACCTGCGTTCGACGGCAACGAACAGACGACCTACGTTCGTTCAGTCAAGCGCACGTGAACGTCATCGGCTGGCTGGAGGGTCGCCCCGGGAGAGAGCGCCAGGTCGGGGTCGCTCACCAGTTCGAGGTCGAACCGCTGCAAGAGGGTGGTGAGCACTACTTTGAGCTCGAGCATCGCAAAGCGCATCCCGATACAGTGGCGAGCACCGCCGCCGAACGGGAAGTACGCGTACTCCGGTCGGTCGTTCACGCACTCCTCGCGCCAGCGATCCGGACGGAACGCCTCCGGCTCGTCGTAAAACCGTTCGTCGCGGTGAATTCGGTACTGCGGCAGGGAGAGTACCGTCCCTTCGGGCACGTCGTAACCGCCGATGGTGACGTCGCGGGTCGGCTTGCGGAAGATTATGTACGCCGGTGGGTACAACCGCATCGTTTCCTGCAGTACGCGATCTGTGACCTCGAGTCGAGTGACGTCTTCGAACGTCGGCGTCGCGCCGCCGAGAACCGCCTGTTGTTCGGCCTCGAGTCGCCGTCGGACGTCGTCGTGCTGGGTGAGCAGGTAGAACGCGTAGGTGAGCACCAGCGAAGTCGTCTCGTGGCCGGCGAAGGTGAATGTGATCAGGTTGTCCTGGATCTCGCGTTCGGTGAGAGCGCCCCCGTTCGATTCGGCGTGATGGACGAGCACTGACAGGAGGTCGTCGCCGGGTTCCTCGGTTCCCGCGGCGTCCGCTCGCCGCTCCTCGATCAGCGTATCGACCCGGTCGCGGTACGCCTCGAGCGTTCGGTGATAGCGTCGATTACCCGGCGTCGGCACCCACTCGGGCAGGAACCCGGCGACACTTCGGGAGTTGCTCTGCTCGTTGATCAACTGGGCAGCTCGTGTGACAGCGTCGCTCTCACCGGGTTCGAGGTCGAGGTCGAACAGCGCGTTCGTGAGGATTCGGAGCGTGAGCCTCGAGAACGCCCGATTCAGCACAATCTCGTCGCCCGTTTCCCAGGAGTCGGCAGTTTGTTCGGCGTATCGAGCCATCGTGTCGGTATAGGAGCGAATGCGGTCGACGGTGAACGCGGGTTGCATGAGCTGACGTTGCGTCCGCCATTGCTCGCCCTGGGTGAACAGAATCCCCTCGGGGGCGAAGTCGAAGCCCTGGTCGGCGAACAGGTACCGCTCGAACGTTTCGGGCTCCTCCACGAGTACCCGCTGGACGTAATCGGGGTGAAACAGCGCGGTGACGGTGTTACCGAGGATCCGATAGCGGACGACGTCGCCGTAGCCGTGTAATTCGTCCAAAAACGCGAACGGTTCCCGGATGATGGAGTGGGTATTTCCGACGATCGGTAGCCCATCGGGCCCTGGCGGCACGCCACCGGATTGTCCACTCGAGTGCGGTGGATCGCTCGAGTTGTTCGTCGACTCCCCCGCTGGGCCGTCGACGTTGCTTTGGGGTCGGGAGGTCATACGAACGTGTACGTGCGGTATCACCTTCGAAATTTGGTCGAAGAGCCTAGACCACTTTTATGTGAGCCGGCCGTGTCAGAGGACGATGCGCTACCTCGACGTCTGGCTCGATCAACCCGACTGGATGTTGCATCCGATGCAGTTGTTCATCCGGCAGACGGACGTCGTGGCGTGCGAGGAACTGCTCGCCTGGACGATCCTCGACGAGCGGGATCTCGAGTACGAACTGTTCTACGTCGAGGCCGACCTCGAGCGCTATCGACCGGCACTCGACGCCGTCGACTCCGTCCGGTCGTACACGATTGCCCCTATCGACGACGGTGCCTTCCACCTCTACGTCTGCCAGGAGACCCGCTCGGAAGACGCGAGCTGGCGGGCGGCGTTCAGCGAGCGGAACCTGGTCGTCGTGCCACCAGTGCGGTTCGACGACCGGGCGAGGATGGGTTTGACGATCGTCGGTGAGGGAGTCGACTTACAGCAACTGCTCGAGGACATGCCACCCGAGATTGGCGTCCACGTCGAGGAAGTCGGCCGGTTCGATCGACGCGGTGGTGCCCTCGCTCACAGCCTCACCGATCGACAACTCGAGGTCGCGCTGGCGGCGTTCGAGTGTGGGTATTACGATGTGCCCCGACGGGCCTCGCTCGCGGACGTAGCCGAGGAACTCGAGGTCGCCGAAAGCAGCGCATCGGTGACGCTTCGACGAGCCGAACGGGCGCTTCTCGAACGGGTCTTTCGGCGATATAGTGGGCCGGAACGGCGGTGACACAGGTAGCCACGGAACGTCGCCTCCAGGCGCAGTGCTGAACGGCGTTCCATCGCAATGACCCACTGCTCCACGTATCGGAGAGCGCCACGTTGGAGCACAGACAGAGTTCCACGAGGGTAGCACTTTAGCCCAGTACTCGGGTTTCACCGTCTTCAGATCGAGAGAATATCACGTTCGCTTTGGGGCGAGGTGGGCGAGTTTGAGCCAGAATTCCTCGATTGCTCGAGCAAGCTGATCGAACTCGTCAGCCGTCTCCGGCTTTTGCAGGTAGGCGTTCGCAAAGCGCTCGTACGCCTGGTTTACATCCGACGTTTCGCCCGATTCCGTGAGCACAAGCACAGGGATGTGTCTGCAGCCGGGGCGATCTTTGAGTTCGGCGAGGAGTTCGGTTCCACTCGCGTCGGGCAAATCG of the Natronosalvus vescus genome contains:
- a CDS encoding helix-turn-helix domain-containing protein, producing the protein MLELTRDRPDVELVVTDICPDGTDILATVVISADEHDLRGAGDSAMAYPTVRATDVLESGNGYLRIHIRYDAEASIYATIVASSLTPVGEIRIADEREHWTLLADGSAISRSIADLEAVADVDVRRVVDYEPDTTVSHDVVDEIRADLSPRQTTYLLSALEEGYYGWPRDISAKELAENHDVAGPTALESPFPDRTDVRGR
- a CDS encoding ribonuclease H-like domain-containing protein, giving the protein MTVGHSVALLALPEATLECVSQHAVRDAVRYFTPDLVAVPGARNPIAYATAREAAPDLPIVHPQLGTGGTRIHHYRSSPDAGVHEASDERPPAETMDFLAVQSRDVLSDLARQLTTGERQTGSDAGTFLIVPELAVEWDTTTLSTTLPNAQELVTISAMLPEPVTVLVGGQPATYAHEWSLTHADSSVRVPIAGLGAADRDGSMFAQCTCTTHGSVAAEAVDSDQFGLKALYGVGEATADRLRTHGCETTRDILDLAVSDLVELPGIGRTTAEKIHAHADVIDSSEPLVLTNKRPVKTRDDRPPLCLDIETDGLSPTIIWQIGVYDPATDSHQTFIEKNHPEDPQPVLEAFVIWLLANHRDRTILTWNGHRFDYRYIRQFLTQLLPEYLDAWDDLWKYDLYKWAVRDGNALLPGRTNKLDHVARAIGYDASATGLTGAQTAAAYQAFMRNPADPETEPDWERHRTYCEDDCRALWYVYKAITEAPRRDMTDSGAGGADGQQAGLTDFHP
- a CDS encoding DEAD/DEAH box helicase, encoding MTDKHTTDASTRSDVAGTALIETFPRTTLTPESEYIDRIELPAKPADTVPASDVLDSTLADPYPYDLFSHQADALEALEDGENVTVTTSTSSGKTHIYGLQIARNLLEAGVLNADGSRASTGNTASTVLCVYPMKALTKDQHEALEDLYDQLGLDVRVRMYDGDTTGDRRAIREQADVILTNFAGLNVYLEHHDRWSRFYSALDLVAIDESHTYTGVEGMHVAWILRRIQRVTDYWGGNPQYVLTSATIGNPREHSEELINAPVTVVDEDGSPHGPRDIVLWNPPPRETTQDDTSDEFPLSPELEDETDEGQDEVLADPDEEFITERVSASVEAPKIFDHLTASDVRTLLFCPSRKLTELSVQRATDHRRSTSRAYGRSSPADYAAYNAGLGRRTRHSREQQFKTGVLTGLATTSALELGIDIGSLDATVLMGYPGQRQAFWQRIGRAGRGASRSLAVMVGDHRTLDQYVLNNPEYLLETDVEDAVVDTSNNAVFATHVLCAADEIALDEADIDTFADEDRLRAAVKMWREAGFVDGYLDAAVHYSGPGRPQTRVNLYGTTGTDYQLKLADDVDCERWGIPDDLDLEPVNRNRAYRDYHEGAVRLQHGQQFEVVTVDDNRPQPVIELEPVDCGYYTQSRNKVNVLDATSERSREINGFTLHFGRGTVLVHHHAYDEMHIGNSEPKQQMIPTDTPPILMNTQLCWLEVPGEIEAALIRKYKDYGIETGVDPDQAQVVHLGYVAGLHAAEHATIQTAPLELRVDTNDLGGLATLIMDTHYAHSEYDDIADSIGESFEAAMAALEQRSQEVGGQTASGWFIYDGVDGGLGFARAIYDNFEALAERAREQLTQCQCGQPNGCPACTFDENCGNDNKPLLRASAVDVLEHLLGEADRDDLEAYLPDKYGGERRPTLYYS
- a CDS encoding helix-turn-helix transcriptional regulator, producing MNRSALVGGVLVVALMLLVAGMGSPLLATDVRAADGDRFGSSTPFATETTDEQTTAASYRSGISATSTGNFDSTTFTITVHEDGSATWTFRYERDFVGNDSEEEEEAFEDAFEDFESEETELYTRFIDQAESLVSIGTAETDREMEATNFNRSAAVEQRLNRIGVVEMSFTWTNFAQVEDDEIIVGDVFDGAFNIASDQDLVIESDSGLTFSQMQPDGEFNGASLEGSSSITWQGPFQFLDGQPRVVLERDAASSNEAAGSVMERFTDASSLWLVLGAVLLVGITLTAIAVAARRYDQSGADESDTVDEQSATADAAATPTADPIPDDELLSDEDRVVSLIRDNGGRMKQVNIVDETGWSKSKVSMLLSEMESDGTISKLRVGRENIISLEGFEPEAAKSPYEE
- a CDS encoding MBL fold metallo-hydrolase → MIHNLAAGEQVFTSNAFLVTGERPVLVDTGANFDVVSRIRERTDSLEAVVLTHTHPDHVGNLAAVTEAFDVDVWGYDPDVDGVDHQIADESTVRLGDHEYVALHTPGHKDDHLCLYAAEPNILFAGDLIFQNGGFGRTDLPEGDRGALFESIDRVLKLVDENLTALHTGHGPSVTTQPYDHVELASRMARQM
- a CDS encoding DUF5827 family protein, giving the protein MPVPKDEFDRLPPCDFYTPDELLESDHMYTVYEIARLLQGLDPDAEIDRETEDILLDWAIPWIMTNANDLVVAEPRTDEEPGYYGLKP
- the sod gene encoding superoxide dismutase, whose translation is MTDHELPPLPYDYDALEPSISEQVVTWHHDTHHQGYVNGLNAAEETLAENRESGDFGSTAGALGNVTHNGCGHYLHTLFWENMSPNGGGEPEGDLADRIEEDFGSYEGWKGEFEAAASAAGGWALLVYDPVAKQLRNVKVDKHDQGALWGSHPILACDVWEHSYYYDYGPDRGSFIDGFFDVINWDSVDEQYQKCLDHFE
- a CDS encoding DUF7333 family protein, which gives rise to MTTDTVLTMAMPSTTIFGVVLPVISINHGEYLATR
- a CDS encoding PaaI family thioesterase, which codes for MDIESFFEEMPFADLLGVEVTEAADGHAEGRLEMREDLSWNADRLMAHGGVTFTLADTVGGAALVSEVEQPVPTIDMRIDYLSAGTGDLYAEADVVRCGGDVGVVDVEVYSEDDTLIADARGVYKTG